Proteins encoded within one genomic window of Episyrphus balteatus chromosome 1, idEpiBalt1.1, whole genome shotgun sequence:
- the LOC129907726 gene encoding uncharacterized protein LOC129907726, protein MTKRIDIFNIWYSAKKVGSAAKANETWTVFKQTHKIEDLQAKKKILNLCKCFQRRWEACSKKKNVLLSKNSAWLDVEEDFSAVQEQQDENISQKPHGRPKKPFLESSSRTKRRRIAEIVDIVDEDIACALKKCQSKENIQIKQLDTNDALKLLVEAKLSKHQYQVIRNLVNQKTEVDVFPSYVKVLKAKQDCYPELQTIKITDSLAEVSLQGLLNHTAERIVESQQEIFENLENDFGHLTLIGKWGFDGSSGQSEYKQRISGEFSDSDMFITSYVPIQLYSQMGSEKKIVWHNPRPGSTRYCRPIRFQLKKETADLSRTEQEYIQTQINELNETVIKISDRFIRVKHILKLTMVDGKVCNALSHTASQQVCYICGAKPSNMNDIESSLERTINEDFLDFGISPLHAWIRFFEFFIHLAYRLDFKKWRTGSVEKPLMDAQKKRIQGEFRQIGLIVDKPKQGGGNSNDGNTARRFFANPSVSSQITGVKQSVIERCAVILKTLASCFAINAEIFQEYTQETAREIVAEYPWYPLPASVHKVLIHGGQIVKHSILPIGQFTEEAAEAKNKDVKFFRSKNTRKTSRTSTNTDLLNRLLLTSDPLLSNERNFKKNQKSTLSKEILNLLL, encoded by the exons ATGACCAAGCGAAtcgatatttttaatatttggtacTCGGCTAAAAAAGTTGGCAGTGCTGCAAAAGCCAACGAAACTTGGACGGTTTTTAAGCAAACTCATAAAATTGAAGATTTGCAAGCTAAGAAAAAGATACTTAATCTTTGTAAATGCTTTCAAAGAAGGTGGGAGGCCTgctcaaagaagaaaaacgtACTTTTATCTAAAAACAGTGCTTGGCTTGATGTCGAGGAAGATTTTAGTGCTGTACAAGAACAACAAGATGAGAATATCTCACAAAAACCTCATGGCAGACCAAAAAAGCCATTTTTGGAAAGCTCATCAAGGACAAAAAGGAGACGTATTGCAGAGATCGTTGACATCGTAGATGAAGATATCGCTTGtgctttgaaaaaatgtcagtccaaagaaaatattcaaattaaacAACTTGACACGAATGATGCTTTGAAGCTTTTGGTTGAGgcaaaattgtcaaaacatcaGTACCAAGTCATCAGGAACTTGGTAAACCAAAAAACTGAAGTCGATGTTTTTCCAAGCTACGTTAAAGTTCTTAAAGCCAAACAAGATTGTTACCCAGAACttcaaacaattaaaataacgGATTCATTGGCTGAAGTTTCGCTTCAAGGGCTTCTTAATCATACAGCTGAACGCATCGTAGAATCTCaacaagaaatttttgaaaatttggagAATGATTTcg GTCATCTTACTCTAATCGGCAAATGGGGCTTTGATGGAAGCAGTGGACAGTCTGAGTACAAGCAAAGAATATCCGGCGAATTCAGCGATTCGGACATGTTTATAACTTCATATGTTCCAATACAACTTTATTCGCAAATGGGTTctgaaaagaaaattgtatGGCATAATCCTCGGCCAGGATCAACTCGATACTGTCGACCAATacgttttcaattgaaaaaagaaaCGGCAGACTTGAGCCGAACTGAGCAAGAGTATATACAGACCCAAATAAATGAACTGAATGAAACAGTTATAAAGATATCCGACCGTTTTATCAGAGTAAAGCATATACTTAAACTGACAATGGTTGACGGTAAGGTATGCAACGCTTTGTCTCATACGGCTTCACAACAAGTTTGTTATATTTGTGGAGCAAAACCTTCCAATATGAACGACATTGAAAGCTCGTTAGAAAGAACGATAAATGAAGATTTCTTAGATTTCGGCATATCTCCACTCCATGCATGGATAAggttttttgagttcttcatTCATTTAGCCTATAGGTTGGACTTTAAAAAATGGCGTACGGGAAGTGTTGAAAAGCCTCTTATGGACGCACAAAAAAAACGTATCCAAGGAGAATTCAGGCAAATTGGGTTGATAGTCGACAAGCCAAAACAAGGTGGAGGCAATTCCAATGATGGAAATACTGCCCGCAGATTTTTCGCGAACCCATCTGTATCTTCCCAAATAACTGGAGTAAAACAGTCAGTAATAGAAAGATGTgctgtaattttgaaaactttggcAAGCTGTTTTGCAATAAATGCTGAGATATTCCAGGAATACACTCAAGAAACAGCCAGAGAAATTGTTGCGGAGTATCCTTGGTACCCATTGCCAGCTTCAGTGCACAAGGTTTTAATACATGGCGGCCAAATAGTAAAACATTCAATATTGCCTATAGGGCAATTTACGGAGGAGGCAGCTGAAGCCAAAAACAAAGATGTGAAGTTTTTCCGTTCGAAAAACACCCGAAAAACATCAAGGACGTCAACAAACACGGATTTGTTAAATAGGCTATTATTAACTTCGGACCCATTGCTTTCTAacgaaagaaattttaaaaaaaatcaaaaatcgacTCTATCCAAggagattttaaatttattgttgtaa